Proteins encoded in a region of the Quercus lobata isolate SW786 chromosome 8, ValleyOak3.0 Primary Assembly, whole genome shotgun sequence genome:
- the LOC115958212 gene encoding uncharacterized protein LOC115958212: MSSTRKVIVAVSVGVVEAMKDQGICRWNSIMRSVQQHAKNHLRSISQTRNLSSSTSAVVSSKLRDDKMKQSEESLRKVIYLSCWGPN, translated from the coding sequence ATGAGTTCAACAAGAAAAGTTATTGTGGCAGTCAGTGTTGGAGTTGTGGAAGCCATGAAAGACCAGGGGATCTGCAGGTGGAATTCTATCATGAGATCGGTGCAACAACATGCCAAAAATCATCTCAGGTCGATTTCCCAGACCAGGAacctttcttcttcaacttctgCTGTGGTTTCAAGCAAATTGAGAGATGATAAAATGAAGCAATCAGAGGAGTCTCTGAGGAAAGTCATATACTTGAGCTGTTGGGGTCCCAATTGA
- the LOC115957792 gene encoding uncharacterized protein LOC115957792, whose protein sequence is MSSTGRAIVAASVGVVEAMKDQGICRWNFIIRSAQQHAKNNLRSISQTRNLSSSTSAMVSSKLRDEKMKQSEESLRKVMYLSCWGPN, encoded by the coding sequence ATGAGTTCAACAGGTAGAGCAATTGTGGCAGCCAGTGTTGGAGTTGTGGAAGCCATGAAAGACCAGGGGATCTGCAGGTGGAATTTTATCATAAGATCAGCGCAACAACATGCAAAGAATAATCTCAGGTCGATTTCCCAGACCAGGAacctttcttcttcaacttctgCTATGGTTTCAAGCAAATTGAGAGACGAGAAAATGAAACAGTCAGAAGAGTCTCTGAGGAAAGTCATGTACTTGAGTTGTTGGGGTCCCAATTGA
- the LOC115957837 gene encoding uncharacterized protein LOC115957837, with amino-acid sequence MGSTRKALVAVSVGVVEAMKDQGICRWNFIIRSAQQHAKNNLRSFTQAKSLSSSTSAMVSNKLRDEKMKQSEESLRKVMYLSCWGPY; translated from the coding sequence ATGGGTTCAACAAGAAAAGCTCTTGTGGCTGTGAGTGTTGGAGTTGTGGAAGCCATGAAAGACCAAGGGATCTGTAGGTGGAATTTTATCATAAGATCGGCACAGCAACATGCCAAGAACAATCTGAGGTCGTTTACTCAAGCCAAGAgcctttcttcttctacttctgcAATGGTTTCAAACAAATTGAGAGATGAGAAAATGAAGCAGTCAGAGGAGTCTCTTAGGAAAGTCATGTACTTGAGTTGTTGGGGTCCATATTGA